CTATTCTGCAGGGCCACCACGCGGGCCTGGGCAGCACGGCTCTGGAGCAGGTGCAGGCCGTATTGACGGCCGACGACCTGCGCGAATTGCGCCAGCAAGTGCAGCGCCAGCACGTAGAGCCCCAGCTTCTGGAATACATTGCCCGCCTCGTGGGCCAGACGCGGGCCCACAAAAGCCTGTATCTGGGCGCTTCGCCGCGGGCTTCTTTGGCACTGCTCAACGGCGCCAAAGCCCTGGCCGCCCTGCGCGGCCGCGACTTCGTGACGCCGGAAGACGTGCAGTATCTGGCGCCCCACGTGCTGCGCCACCGCATTCTGCTGACGCCGGAGCGCGAAATGGAAGGCCAGACAGCCGATGACGTAGTCAAGCAAATTGTGCAGCAGATTGAAGTGCCCCGTTAGGCTTTACGCCTAGCAAGCACTAAGAACGTCACGTCGACTAGCTAGCGGCATGACCGTTCCGGGTACTACTGCTCGAACGCGCTAGCCCCATTTGCCGCGCGCCTGATTTGCCACGCCTGTTTTTCGACTGCCTTTCGTGAAATCCCTGTTTCTGACCCTGCGCTTTTTCTTGCTACTGACCGCCGTGGTATTCGGACTGGTCGTCGCCTTTTTCTGGCCCGGACTGCTGGTGCCTATGCAGTTGCTGCTGGGTCTGCTGGTAGTCCTGACGCTGGTCGATTGGCTGCTGCTGTTTGGCTCGGCCCGCACCGGAGCCGGCGGCGTCTTCGGGCGGCGGGTGCTGGGGGATAAGCTGGCCAACGGCAGCGACAACGACGTAGCCATTTACCTGGAAAACACCTACCGCTTCCCGGTCACGACGGAAACCATCGACGAGATTCCACCCCAGTTTCAGCGCCGCGACGTGCTGTTCCGGGCCACGGTACCGGCGGGTCAAACCACCGTGATTCACTACCAACTGCGGCCAGTGCGGCGGGGCGAGTACCAGTTTGGGGCCCTGAACGTGTTTGTCAAGTCGCCGCTGGGGCTGGCGCAACGGCGCTTCTGCTACGGGCAAGATCAGGTGGTGCCGGTATACCCGTCGTTTTTGCAGATGCGGCAGTATGAGCTGCTGGCCATCAGCAACCGGCTGACGGAAATCGGGGTGAAACGCATCCGCCGGGTGGGCCACAGCATGGAGTTTGAGCAGATCCGGCCCTACGTTCCCGGCGACGACCCGCGCACCATCAACTGGAAAGCCACGGCCCGCCGCGCCGGTACCGGCACCGATACGCTGGTGGTGAACCACTATCAGGACGAGCGGGCCCAGCAGGTGTACTGCCTTATTGATAAGGGCCGGGTGATGCGCATGCCCTTCGAGGGCCTGAGCTTGCTCGATTACGCCATCAACGCCACGCTCGTCGTCAGCAATATTGCCCTGCTCAAGCACGACAAGGCCGGTTTGCTCACGTTTGCCGACCGCCTGAGCACGGTGGTGCCAGCTGAGCGGCGGGCAGGCCACATGCAGAAGATTCTGGAGGTGCTCTACAAGCAGCGCACCCGCTACCTGGAAACCGACTACCAGC
Above is a genomic segment from Hymenobacter cellulosivorans containing:
- a CDS encoding DUF58 domain-containing protein; translation: MPFVKSLFLTLRFFLLLTAVVFGLVVAFFWPGLLVPMQLLLGLLVVLTLVDWLLLFGSARTGAGGVFGRRVLGDKLANGSDNDVAIYLENTYRFPVTTETIDEIPPQFQRRDVLFRATVPAGQTTVIHYQLRPVRRGEYQFGALNVFVKSPLGLAQRRFCYGQDQVVPVYPSFLQMRQYELLAISNRLTEIGVKRIRRVGHSMEFEQIRPYVPGDDPRTINWKATARRAGTGTDTLVVNHYQDERAQQVYCLIDKGRVMRMPFEGLSLLDYAINATLVVSNIALLKHDKAGLLTFADRLSTVVPAERRAGHMQKILEVLYKQRTRYLETDYQLLYSNVKAKIRQRSLLILFTNFETLNGLQRQLPYLRGLAKDHLLLVVFFENTELQHYLDQPASSTADVYNQTIAEKFAQEKRQIVRELQRYGIYSLLTPPQQLTVNTINRYLEFKARGLI